The following are encoded in a window of Struthio camelus isolate bStrCam1 chromosome Z, bStrCam1.hap1, whole genome shotgun sequence genomic DNA:
- the LOC138064543 gene encoding adenomatous polyposis coli protein-like isoform X1, whose amino-acid sequence MAAASYDQLLKQVEALKMENSNLRQELEDNSNHLTKLETEASNMKEVLKQLQGSIEDEAMASSGQIDLLERLKELNLESSNFPGVKLRPKVSMRSYGSREGSVSSRSGECSPVPMGSFPRRGFMNGSRESTGYLEELEKERSLLLAELEKEEKEKDWYYAQLQNLTKRIDSLPLTENFSLQTDMTRRQLEYEARQIRAAMEEQLGTCQDMEKRAQVRVARIQQIEKDILRIRQLLQSQAAEAERTPQSKHDAGSHDTERQNEGQGAAETSTATTGTGQGSAARMDHETASVMSSSNNYSVPRRLTSHLGTKVTEDYKPQVEMVYSLLSMLGTHDKDDMSRTLLAMSSSQDSCIAMRQSGCLPLLIQLLHGNDKDSVLLGNSRGSKEARARASAALHNIIHSQPDDKRGRREIRVLHLLEQIRAYCETCWEWQEAHEQGMDQDKNPMPAPVDHQICPAVCVLMKLSFDEEHRHAMNELGGLQAIAELLQVDCEMYGLTNDHYSVTLRRYAGMALTNLTFGDVANKATLCSMKGCMRALVAQLKSESEDLQQVIASVLRNLSWRADVNSKKTLREVGSVKALMECALEVKKESTLKSVLSALWNLSAHCTENKADICAVDGALAFLVGTLTYRSQTNTLAIIESGGGILRNVSSLIATNEDHRQILRENSCLQTLLQHLKSHSLTIVSNACGTLWNLSARNAKDQEALWDMGAVSMLKNLIHSKHKMIAMGSAAALRNLMANRPAKYKDANIMSPGSSLPSLHVRKQKALEAELDAQHLSETFDNIDNLSPKASHRNKQRHKQNIYSEYVLDANRHDDGICRSESFNTGNVTVLSPYLNTTVLPGSSSSSRGNTENSRSEKDRNLDRDRAVGLNTYHPGTETTGNSSKRIGMQISTAAAQIAKVMEEVTSMHIPQEDRSSGSTSEMHCLTEDRNAPRRAATAHTHSNTYFPKAENSNRTCPVPYTKMEYKRASNDSLNSVSSSDGYGKRGQMKPSIESYSEDDESKFCSYGQYPADLAHKIHSANHMDDNEGELDTPINYSLKYSDEQLNSGRQSPSQNERWARPKHIIDDEIKQNEQRQSRSQNATYPVYSESGDDKHMKYQSPFGQQECVSSFRSRGSSGSDQNRVGSTLGMNQKVNQSLCQVDDYDDDKPTNYSERYSEEEQHEEEEDRPTNYSIKYNEEEHHVDQPIDYSLKYSTEVPPSSQKPSFTFSKSSSVQSTKTDHISSSSGNTSAPSASSKRQNQLHPSSAQSRGSHAQKTASCKTPSINQETIQTYCVEDTPICFSRCSSLSSLSSAEDEMGRDQSTRVTDANNTLQIAELKENSGTLSTEGAVSEVTSTSQHIRTKSSRLQTSSLSPSDSSRHKAVEFSSGAKSPSKSGAQTPKSPPEHYVQETPLMFSRCTSVSSLDSFESRSIASSVQSEPCSGMVSGIISPSDLPDSPGQTMPPSRSKTPPPAQGAQVKREAAKGKVPSAEKREPGPRQAAVNAAVQRVQVLPDADTLLHFATESTPDGFSCSSSLSALSLDEPFIQKDVELRIMPPVHENEHGNEAEPEQPDDAKDNQEKKAEKPTEAEKDILDDSDDDDIEILEECIISAMPTKSSRKAKKPSQASASKIPPPVARKPSQLPVYKLLPSQSRLQSQKHVSFTPGDDMPRVYCVEGTPINFSTATSLSDLTIESPPNELANVENVGAGTDSGEFEKRDTIPTEGRSTDDSQRVKSSTVTASGLDDDKTEEGDILAECINSAMPKGKSHKPFRVKKIMDQIQQASSSLSNKNQSEGEKKKPTSPVKPAPQNNEYRARIRKNTEPKSNINNERSYSENRDTKKHLKNNSRDFHDKLPNNEERVRGSFAFDSPHHYTPIEGTPYCFSRNDSLSSLDFDDDDVDLSREKAELRKGKEAKETESKDCTSSEQSSNQQPSNRTQVCQKHPPGRSQPKSFSQSTKEIPDRGAATDEKMQNFAIENTPVCFSRNSSLSSLSDIDQENNNNKESEPAKRSEAPDSQIESSRPQTSGYAPKSFHVEDTPVCFSRNSSLSSLSIDSEDDLLQECISSAMPKKKKPSRVKSESEKNNSRNMGGILAEDLTLDLRDIQRPDSEHGFSPDSENFDWKAIQEGANSIVSSLHQAAAAASLSRQASSDSDSILSLKSGISLGSPFHLTPDQEEKPFTSNKGPRILKPGEKSTLESKKVESENKGIKGGKKVYKSIITGKARSSSEVSSQLKQPQQTSMPSISRGRTMIHIPGVRNSSSSTSPVSKKGPPPKNTNSKSPSEGQSCTSSPRGVKSSVKPEPAPVTRQPSQQGGSSKGPSRSGSRDSTPSRPQQQPLSRPLQSPGRNSISPGRNGISPPNKLSQLPRTSSPSTASTKSSSSGRMSYTSPGRQMSQQNLAKQTALPKSNSGIPRSESASKGLNQILSSGGSNKKTELSRMSSTKSSGSESDRSERPVLVRQSTFIKEAPSPTLRRKLEESASFESLSPSRPDSPTRSQIQTPVLSPSLPDMSLSTHSTAQTSGWRKLPPNLSPSVEYDGRPVKRHDIARSHSESPSRLPINRSGTWKREHSKHSSSLPRVSTWRRTGSSSSILSASSESSEKAKSEDEKQYGSSVSGPKQSKESQAPAKGTWRKIKENEIPQIMNDPQHSSSGATNGSDSKTLIYQMAPAVSKTEDVWVRIEDCPINNPRSGRSPTGNTPPVIDSLSEKGGVNGKDSKESQEKQNAGNGNVPVRTIGLENRLNSFIQIDSPDKKGTETKPMQNNAVPAPENNESTVSERTPFSSSSSSKHSSPSGAVAARVTPFNYNPSPRKSSADNSSARPSQIPTPVNNSTKKRDSKTENTDSSGTQSPKRHSGSYLVTSV is encoded by the exons ATCTCTGTTGCTTGCGGAGcttgagaaggaagagaaagaaaaagattggtATTACGCTCAGCTTCAAAACCTTACTAAAAGGATTGATAGCCTCCCCCTTACTGAAAAC TTCTCCTTGCAAACAGACATGACCAGAAGGCAGTTAGAGTATGAGGCAAGGCAAATCAGAGCTGCAATGGAAGAACAACTAGGTACTTGTCAGGACATGGAGAAGCGAGCACAG GTGAGAGTGGCAAGGATTCAGCAAATAGAGAAGGACATCCTTCGTATACGACAGCTCCTGCAGTCACAAGCAGCTGAAGCAGAG AGGACACCTCAAAGCAAGCATGATGCAGGTTCACATGATACAGAGAGGCAGAATGAAGGTCAAGGAGCAGCGGAAACCAGCACGGCAACTACTGGCACTGGTCAG GGTTCTGCTGCTCGAATGGACCATGAGACAGCCAGTGTTATGAGCTCTAGTAACAACTACTCTGTTCCTCGCAGACTGACAAGTCATCTGGGTACCAAGGTAACCGAAGATTACAAACCACAG GTGGAAATGGTGTATTCATTGTTGTCAATGCTTGGTACTCATGATAAGGATGACATGTCGCGAACTTTGCTAGCAATGTCTAGCTCCCAAGACAGCTGCATAGCCATGCGTCAGTCTGGATGTCTTCCTCTCCTCATCCAGCTTTTACATGGCAACGATAAAGACTCTGTGTTGTTAGGCAACTCTCGTGGTAGTAAAGAGGCCCGCGCCAGAGCCAGTGCCGCACTGCATAACATCATTCACTCCCAGCCTGATGATAAGCGAGGCAGACGGGAAATCCGCGTGCTCCATCTTTTGGAGCAAATCCGTGCTTACTGTGAAACATGTTGGGAATGGCAGGAGGCGCATGAACAAGGCATGGACCAAGACAAAAACCCAA TGCCAGCTCCAGTTGATCATCAGATCTGTCCTGCAGTATGTGTTTTGATGAAACTTTCGTTTGATGAAGAACACAGGCATGCAATGAATGAGCTTG gaggtTTGCAGGCCATTGCAGAACTGTTGCAAGTGGACTGTGAAATGTATGGACTTACAAATGACCACTATAGTGTTACATTAAGAAGGTATGCTGGAATGGCTCTGACAAACTTGACTTTTGGAGATGTGGCAAACAAG GCTACATTATGTTCTATGAAGGGCTGCATGAGAGCTCTTGTAGCCCAATTAAAATCTGAAAGTGAAGACTTGCAACAG GTCATTGCAAGTGTGTTGAGGAACTTGTCCTGGCGAGCAGATGTAAACAGTAAAAAGACTCTACGTGAAGTTGGGAGTGTGAAAGCATTGATGGAATGTGCTTTAGAAGTTAAGAAG gAATCCACCTTAAAAAGTGTTTTGAGTGCCTTATGGAATTTGTCAGCACACTGCACTGAGAACAAAGCTGATATATGTGCTGTTGATGGTGCTCTTGCATTTCTAGTTGGCACACTGACATACCGGAGCCAAACAAACACTTTAGCCATCATTGAAAGTGGAGGAGGAATATTAAGAAATGTTTCCAGCTTAATTGCTACTAATGAGGACCACAG GCAAATCTTGAGAGAGAACAGCTGCTTACAAACCTTGTTACAGCACCTGAAGTCACACAGTTTGACAATAGTTAGTAATGCGTGTGGGACCCTGTGGAATCTTTCTGCACGAAATGCAAAGGATCAGGAGGCACTCTGGGACATGGGAGCAGTTAGCATGCTCAAAAATCTCATTCATTCAAAACACAAAATGATAGCAATGGGCAGTGCTGCAGCTCTAAGAAATCTGATGGCAAACAGGCCAGCAAAATATAAGGATGCCAATATTATGTCTCCAGGATCAAGCTTACCATCCCTTCATGTTAGAAAACAAAAGGCACTGGAAGCAGAATTAGACGCTCAGCATTTATCAGAGACTTTTGACAACATTGATAATTTAAGCCCAAAAGCTTCTCACCGTAATAAGCAGAGACATAAGCAAAACATATACAGTGAGTATGTCTTGGACGCCAATCGGCATGATGATGGGATTTGCAGATCAGAGAGTTTTAATACTGGTAATGTGACTGTACTTTCACCATATTTAAATACTACAGTGTTGCCTGGTTCCTCTTCCTCCAGTAGAGGGAATACAGAAAATTCTCGATCTGAGAAAGACAGAAATCTTGATAGGGATCGTGCAGTGGGTTTGAATACCTATCATCCAGGTACAGAGACTACCGGGAACTCCTCCAAGAGAATAGGAATGCAGATTTCTACTGCTGCAGCTCAGATTGCCAAAGTTATGGAAGAAGTAACGAGCATGCATATTCCACAAGAAGACAGAAGTTCTGGTTCCACTTCTGAAATGCACTGTTTGACAGAGGACAGAAATGCCCCGAGAagagcagccactgcccataCTCACTCAAATACGTACTTTCCTAAAGCTGAAAATTCCAACAGGACATGTCCTGTGCCTTACACAAAAATGGAATACAAGAGAGCTTCAAATGATAGTTTGAATAGCGTCAGCAGCAGCGATGGTTATGGTAAAAGAGGCCAAATGAAACCTTCCATTGAATCGTACTCGGAAGATGATGAAAGTAAATTTTGCAGTTATGGTCAATACCCAGCTGACTTGGCACATAAGATACATAGTGCAAATCATATGGATGACAATGAGGGAGAGCTGGACACTCCTATTAATTATAGTCTTAAATATTCGGATGAACAGTTAAATTCTGGAAGGCAGAGTCCCTCCCAAAATGAAAGATGGGCAAGGCCTAAGCACATAATAgatgatgaaataaaacaaaatgaacaaaggcAGTCCAGGAGCCAAAACGCAACTTACCCCGTATATTCTGAGAGTGGAGATGATAAGCACATGAAATATCAGTCACCTTTTGGACAGCAAGAATGTGTTTCTTCCTTCAGATCAAGAGGATCCAGTGGTTCAGATCAGAACAGAGTAGGCTCCACTCTTGGAATGAATCAGAAAGTAAACCAGTCCTTGTGCCAGGTTGATGATTATGATGATGATAAGCCAACAAACTACAGTGAACGCTATTCTGAGGAGGAACaacatgaagaggaagaagacagaCCAACCAATTATAGCATAAAATACAATGAAGAGGAACATCATGTAGATCAGCCTATTGACTATAGTCTAAAATATTCAACAGAAGTTCCTCCGTCTTCTCAGAAGCCGTCTTTTACTTTTTCAAAGAGTTCATCAGTGCAAAGCACTAAAACTGACCATATTTCCTCAAGTAGTGGGAACACATCAGCCCCTTCAGCTAGTTCAAAGAGACAGAATCAGCTTCACCCAAGTTCTGCACAGAGCAGAGGCAGTCATGCTCAAAAGACTGCCTCCTGTAAGACTCCCTCTATTAATCAGGAAACTATACAAACTTACTGTGTGGAAGATACACCGATATGTTTTTCAAGGTGTAGCTCTTTGTCATCGTTGTCATCAGCTGAAGATGAAATGGGGCGTGATCAATCCACCCGTGTGACGGATGCTAATAACACACTACAGATAGCAGAACTAAAAGAGAACAGTGGGACTCTGTCTACAGAAGGCGCAGTAAGCGAAGTCACATCAACATCACAACACATTAGAACAAAATCGAGTAGACTTCAGACTTCTAGTTTATCGCCTTCTGATTCCTCTAGACATAAAGCTGTTGAATTTTCTTCAGGTGCCAAATCTCCCTCGAAGAGTGGCGCACAGACTCCTAAAAGTCCACCAGAACATTATGTGCAAGAGACTCCGCTCATGTTCAGCAGATGTACTTCTGTAAGTTCCCTGGATAGTTTCGAAAGCCGTTCAATTGCTAGCTCCGTTCAAAGCGAGCCTTGCAGTGGAATGGTAAGTGGTATTATAAGTCCCAGTGATCTTCCAGACAGCCCTGGACAAACAATGCCTCCAAGCAGAAGTAAAACTCCACCCCCTGCCCAAGGAGCTCAagtaaagagagaagcagctaAAGGTAAAGTACCTAGTGCAGAAAAGAGAGAACCTGGTCCTAGACAGGCAGCCGTGAATGCAGCTGTTCAAAGAGTTCAGGTGTTGCCGGATGCTGATACGTTACTGCATTTTGCCACGGAAAGTACACCCGATGGATTTTCTTGCTCTTCTAGCCTGAGTGCTCTGAGTCTTGATGAACCATTTATACAGAAAGATGTAGAGTTAAGAATCATGCCTCCAGTACATGAAAATGAGCATGGAAACGAAGCAGAACCTGAACAGCCAGATGACGCAAAGGATAaccaagagaagaaagcagagaagccTACTGAAGCAGAAAAAGACATTCTGGATGATTCTGATGATGACGATATTGAAATACTGGAAGAATGTATTATTTCTGCAATGCCAACAAAGTCGTCACGTAAAGCCAAAAAGCCTTCTCAAGCATCTGCTTCAAAAATACCTCCTCCTGTAGCCAGGAAGCCAAGCCAGCTGCCAGTTTACAAACTTTTGCCTTCACAAAGCAGACTGCAATCCCAAAAGCATGTGAGTTTTACACCTGGAGATGATATGCCACGGGTATATTGTGTTGAGGGTACACCAATAAATTTTTCAACAGCTACATCTCTGAGTGATCTCACGATAGAATCACCCCCAAATGAGTTGGCCAATGTAGAGAACGTGGGTGCTGGGACAGACTCAGGGGAATTTGAGAAGAGAGACACCATTCCTACAGAAGGCAGAAGTACAGATGACTCTCAGAGGGTGAAAAGCTCGACTGTGACTGCCTCAGGACTGGACGATGACAAAACAGAAGAGGGTGATATTTTGGCCGAGTGCATCAACTCAGCTATGCCAAAAGGAAAAAGTCACAAACCTTTCAGAGTGAAGAAGATAATGGATCAAATTCAACAAGCATCTTCATCTCTAAGTAACAAAAACCAATCAGAAGGTGAGAAAAAGAAGCCAACATCACCAGTAAAGCCTGCTCCCCAGAATAATGAATACAGAGCACGcataagaaaaaacacagagccTAAAAGCAACATTAATAATGAAAGAAGCTATTCAGAAAACAGAGACACAAAGaaacatcttaaaaataattcaagagaTTTTCATGACAAACTTCCAAATAATGAAGAGCGTGTAAGAGGAAGCTTTGCATTTGATTCCCCTCATCATTACACACCTATTGAGGGAACTCCTTACTGTTTTTCACGGAATGATTCCCTAAGTTCTTTAgattttgatgatgatgatgttgaCCTTTCAAGGGAGAAAGcagaattaagaaaaggaaaagaagcaaaggaaACGGAAAGCAAAGACTGCACTAGTTCCGAGCAGTCTTCAAATCAACAACCAAGTAATAGGACACAAGTCTGTCAAAAACACCCACCAGGCAGAAGCCAGCCTAAAAGTTTCTCTCAGTCAACTAAAGAAATTCCAGACAGAGGAGCAGCTACAGATGAGAAGATGCAGAATTTTGCTATCGAGAACACACCTGTTTGTTTTTCTCGCAATTCATCTCTTAGTTCTCTCAGTGATATTGATcaagaaaacaataacaacaaagaaaGTGAACCTGCAAAACGAAGTGAGGCTCCTGATTCACAGATAGAATCGAGTAGACCTCAGACTTCCGGTTATGCACCTAAGTCGTTTCATGTTGAAGATACACCTGTATGTTTCTCTAGAAACAGCTCCCTGAGTTCTCTTAGCATTGACTCGGAAGATGATCTTTTGCAGGAATGCATTAGTTCTGCTATgcctaaaaagaaaaagccttcaaGAGTAAagagtgaaagtgaaaaaaataattccagaAATATGGGTGGTATACTGGCAGAAGATTTAACCCTGGATTTGAGAGATATACAGAGGCCGGATTCAGAGCACGGTTTCTCACCTGATTCAGAGAACTTTGATTGGAAAGCTATACAAGAAGGTGCAAATTCTATAGTTAGTAGCTTGCAtcaagctgcagctgctgcatcgCTGTCTAGACAAGCTTCATCAGACTCTGATTCTATCCTTTCATTAAAATCTGGTATTTCTCTAGGGTCACCATTTCATCTTACCCCAGACCAAGAAGAAAAGCCTTTTACTAGTAATAAAGGTCCAAGAATTCTTAAGCCGGGGGAGAAGAGCACATTGGAGTCTAAAAAAGTAGaatctgaaaataaaggaatcaaaggagggaaaaaagtgtaTAAAAGTATAATTACAGGAAAAGCTCGCTCCAGTTCAGAAGTTTCAAGCCAGCTAAAGCAACCACAACAAACAAGTATGCCTTCAATTTCACGTGGTAGGACAATGATTCATATTCCGGGAGTTCGAAATAGCTCCTCAAGTACTAGTCCCGTTTCCAAGAAAGGCCCCCCCCCGAAAAACACAAACTCCAAGAGTCCCAGTGAAGGCCAAAGTTGCACTAGTTCTCCAAGAGGAGTCAAGTCGTCAGTGAAACCTGAGCCAGCTCCTGTAACTAGGCAACCCTCTCAACAGGGTGGATCAAGTAAAGGACCTTCTAGATCCGGATCTAGAGATTCCACTCCTTCCAGACCTCAACAGCAGCCATTAAGCAGGCCTCTGCAATCTCCAGGCCGAAACTCAATTTCCCCGGGAAGAAATGGTATAAGTCCTCCCAACAAACTGTCTCAGTTGCCAAGGACCTCATCTCCTAGTACAGCTTCAACTAAATCTTCAAGTTCAGGAAGAATGTCTTACACATCACCGGGCAGGCAGATGAGCCAGCAAAACCTTGCAAAGCAAACTGCCTTACCTAAGAGTAACAGTGGCATTCCCAGAAGTGAGTCTGCTTCAAAAGGATTAAACCAGATTCTCAGTAGTGGTGGATCCAACAAGAAGACTGAACTGTCCAGAATGTCATCCACAAAATCTAGCGGAAGCGAATCTGACCGATCGGAGAGACCTGTGCTAGTTCGTCAGTCAACTTTTATTAAGGAGGCTCCGAGTCCAACCCTAAGACGGAAATTAGAAGAGTCTGCTTCATTTGAATCTCTGTCTCCTTCCAGGCCGGATTCTCCCACTAGGTCCCAAATACAGACACCAGTTTTAAGTCCGTCTCTTCCTGATATGTCTTTATCCACTCATTCAACTGCCCAGACTAGTGGTTGGCGAAAATTACCCCCTAATCTGAGCCCTTCTGTGGAATATGATGGGAGACCAGTGAAACGTCATGATATAGCTCGCTCTCATTCCGAGAGTCCGTCTAGATTGCCAATCAATAGATCAGGAACATGGAAGCGTGAGCATAGTAAGCATTCCTCCTCGCTTCCTCGTGTCAGCACTTGGCGAAGAACTGGAAGTTCTTCCTCAATTCTGTCAGCTTCTTCCGAATCCAGTGAAAAGGCAAAGagtgaagatgaaaagcaatatgGAAGTTCTGTTTCTGGACCCAAGCAAAGTAAAGAAAGTCAAGCACCAGCTAAAGGtacttggagaaaaataaaagaaaatgaaattcctcAAATAATGAATGATCCTCAGCATTCTTCCTCAGGTGCAACAAATGGCTCTGATTCCAAAACTCTAATTTATCAGATGGCACCAGCTGTCTCGAAGACAGAGGACGTGTGGGTGAGGATAGAAGACTGCCCAATTAATAATCCTCGATCTGGAAGGTCCCCAACTGGCAATACTCCCCCTGTTATTGACAGCCTTTCAGAGAAAGGGGGTGTGAATGGTAAAGATTCTAAAGAgagtcaagaaaaacaaaatgcagggAATGGAAACGTTCCTGTTCGTACCATTGGTTTAGAAAATCGTCTGAACTCATTTATTCAAATAGACAGTCCAGACAAGAAAGGAACTGAAACAAAACCTATGCAGAATAACGCTGTTCCTGCACCAGAAAATAATGAAAGTACTGTTAGTGAGCGTACACCATTCAGTTCCAGTAGCTCCAGTAAACATAGCTCTCCCAGTGGTGCTGTTGCAGCAAGAGTGACTCCTTTCAACTACAATCCAAGCCCCAGGAAAAGTAGTGCTGACAACAGTTCTGCTCGGCCATCACAAATTCCAACGCCGGTAAATAACAGCACAAAGAAACGTGACTCGAAGACAGAAAATACAGACTCCAGCGGAACTCAGAGCCCTAAACGTCATTCGGGCTCTTACCTGGTGACTTCTGTTtaa